GTGCTGGCCGCCCTGCCGTTCAAGCACGACATCAACATCAACGGCCTGGGCCGGGTGGGCAGCAGCAAGCAGCTGCCGCCGGTGGTGACCCTGCAGTATCACTTCAATAGCAAGGGCAAGGTTTCGCCGTTCGTGGGTGCGGGCCTGAACTACACCACCTTCTTCAGTGAAGACACCACTGGCGCGCTGGCCGGCAGCAAGCTGAAGCTCGAAGACTCCTGGGGCCTGGCCGCGCATGCCGGCGTGGACTTCGCCATTGGCGAAAAGGGTGCACTGCGCGTGGACATGCGCTGGATCGATATCGACAGCAAGGTGAAGCTGGACGGCGAGAAGATCGGCACGGTGAACATCGACCCGCTGGTGTACGGCGTGTCGTACGTCTTCAAGTTCTAAGACCCCCAGACCCTCGCAGCAGATTGCCCCGGTGTGTGTGCCGGGGCTTTTTTCCTGGAGCATCCACGCATGGCGTGGATCTACACGTCTGTGTGCATCCACGCATGGCGT
Above is a genomic segment from Stenotrophomonas sp. ESTM1D_MKCIP4_1 containing:
- a CDS encoding OmpW family outer membrane protein, which gives rise to MRKTSPLILAGLAAAVSLAATPAMAQSKGDWTVSAGVHQVAPKSNNGSLAGGTLKVDVDNDVKPTITGEYFIADNLGIEVLAALPFKHDININGLGRVGSSKQLPPVVTLQYHFNSKGKVSPFVGAGLNYTTFFSEDTTGALAGSKLKLEDSWGLAAHAGVDFAIGEKGALRVDMRWIDIDSKVKLDGEKIGTVNIDPLVYGVSYVFKF